A window from Chitinophaga filiformis encodes these proteins:
- a CDS encoding glycosyltransferase family 2 protein, with the protein MLNNKKIVVVLPAYNAALTLEKTYNEIPRDIVDEIVLGDDASKDETVAVAKRLGIKHITRHDNNKGYGGNQKSCYNKALELGADIVIMLHPDYQYTPRLILAMSSIIANNVYPVVLGSRILGNGALNGGMPLYKYVANRFLTLVQNLVIGQKLSEYHTGYRAFSAIVLKNINYMANDDDFIFDNEMLSQIFMKGYEIGEVTCPTKYFEEASSINLRRSIVYGFGVLRVSLQHRLHMWGWIKAEIYN; encoded by the coding sequence ATGTTAAATAATAAAAAGATAGTGGTTGTGTTGCCCGCCTACAATGCCGCTTTGACGCTGGAGAAAACCTACAATGAAATACCCCGTGATATTGTTGACGAAATCGTACTGGGAGATGACGCGAGCAAAGATGAGACGGTCGCCGTTGCAAAGCGGCTGGGAATCAAACATATTACCCGACATGATAATAACAAGGGCTATGGCGGGAACCAGAAATCCTGCTATAACAAAGCGCTTGAACTGGGCGCTGATATTGTGATTATGTTACACCCTGATTATCAATACACTCCAAGGCTCATCCTTGCAATGAGCAGTATTATAGCCAACAATGTGTACCCTGTAGTGCTGGGCTCCCGTATACTCGGCAACGGCGCGCTGAACGGAGGAATGCCGCTTTATAAGTATGTTGCGAACCGTTTTCTGACATTGGTACAGAATCTGGTGATCGGACAAAAACTCAGTGAATATCATACCGGGTACAGGGCATTTTCAGCAATAGTGTTGAAAAACATTAATTATATGGCCAATGACGACGATTTCATTTTCGACAATGAAATGCTTTCTCAGATTTTTATGAAGGGTTATGAAATAGGTGAAGTAACTTGCCCCACCAAATACTTTGAAGAAGCCTCAAGTATTAACTTAAGACGCAGCATTGTCTATGGGTTTGGCGTATTGCGGGTATCCCTGCAACACCGCCTGCATATGTGGGGATGGATCAAAGCGGAAATATATAACTGA
- a CDS encoding dienelactone hydrolase family protein, with protein MKILRTLAVLLIVQFFCSYADAQSNPDFSAYSYETFIHNGDTLRYRMLQPPGYESQKSYPLIVFLHGSGERGTDNAAQLLHGGSLFLKDSLRQRFPAFVIFPQCPPDSMWSSMKVTRDSTGRAIKREFSDGTDRQSTPGLLVKLLVDSLIKIDKVNSRQIYLGGLSLGGIGTYDLLARYPKMWAAAFPICGIGNVNTAVKFAKVPIWIFHGGADNVVPVSGSRDYVEALKKLKADVKYSEYPGVGHNSWDNAFAEPDLLPWLFSHKK; from the coding sequence ATGAAAATACTCCGGACCCTGGCAGTACTGCTGATAGTACAGTTTTTCTGCTCCTATGCGGATGCGCAGTCGAATCCTGATTTCAGTGCTTATAGTTATGAGACCTTCATACACAATGGCGACACGTTGCGTTACCGTATGTTACAGCCGCCGGGATATGAATCGCAGAAATCCTATCCCCTGATAGTATTCCTGCATGGTTCGGGCGAGCGGGGCACTGACAATGCGGCCCAGTTACTGCATGGCGGCAGCCTGTTCCTGAAAGATTCGCTGCGTCAGCGCTTCCCTGCTTTTGTGATATTTCCGCAATGCCCTCCTGATTCGATGTGGTCATCCATGAAGGTGACGAGGGATAGTACGGGCAGGGCCATAAAACGGGAATTTTCCGATGGTACTGACAGGCAATCTACGCCGGGATTATTGGTAAAGCTGCTGGTAGACAGCCTGATAAAGATCGACAAGGTGAACAGCAGGCAGATCTATCTCGGTGGATTATCACTTGGGGGGATAGGTACCTACGACCTGCTGGCCCGTTATCCGAAGATGTGGGCAGCAGCCTTTCCGATCTGTGGGATAGGCAATGTCAATACTGCGGTGAAATTTGCAAAAGTGCCAATATGGATCTTCCACGGTGGTGCGGATAATGTTGTACCAGTTTCTGGATCAAGAGATTATGTGGAGGCCCTGAAGAAGCTGAAGGCCGATGTAAAATATTCAGAATATCCGGGTGTGGGGCATAACAGCTGGGATAATGCCTTTGCCGAACCCGATCTCCTGCCATGGTTGTTTTCTCATAAAAAGTAA
- a CDS encoding O-methyltransferase has translation MGLQWELAKKYLHYYFTAGNRHDVHSPFVFDLVEKVLRDKKKPATFREIEQLRKSLLRSTETLQVTDLGAGSLTNAGRERKVSDITRHAAKPPKFGQLFYRLIQYFQPEYLLELGTSMGMSTAYMAKAAPSATVHTIEGCPNIAARAGRNFEALQLHNIKQHVGNFDTVLPALLQELPRLDYVYIDGNHRSAPTLNYFEQCLSKVHDESLFIFDDIHWTPDMETAWHTIQQHPKVTFTVDLFFIGLVFFRPDMKVKQHFILKY, from the coding sequence TTGGGCCTACAGTGGGAATTAGCTAAAAAGTACCTGCATTATTATTTCACAGCGGGCAACCGGCATGATGTACATTCTCCTTTCGTATTTGACCTTGTGGAGAAAGTGTTACGGGATAAGAAAAAGCCGGCAACATTCCGGGAAATCGAACAATTACGGAAATCTTTATTGCGCAGCACGGAAACCCTGCAGGTCACTGACCTGGGAGCGGGTTCTCTTACCAATGCAGGAAGGGAACGTAAAGTGAGCGATATCACCCGGCATGCCGCCAAACCGCCTAAATTCGGGCAACTATTCTACCGCCTGATACAATATTTTCAACCCGAATACCTGCTTGAACTCGGGACCTCCATGGGCATGTCCACTGCCTATATGGCAAAAGCAGCGCCATCTGCCACTGTGCATACCATTGAAGGATGTCCTAATATTGCCGCCCGCGCCGGCCGCAATTTTGAAGCGTTGCAGCTGCATAATATCAAGCAGCATGTCGGTAATTTTGATACCGTATTGCCGGCTTTGCTGCAGGAACTGCCCCGGCTGGACTACGTGTATATTGATGGCAATCATCGTTCTGCACCTACCTTGAACTATTTTGAGCAATGCCTGTCCAAAGTACATGATGAGTCATTGTTCATCTTTGACGATATTCACTGGACACCGGATATGGAAACTGCATGGCATACCATCCAGCAACATCCAAAGGTTACTTTTACAGTAGACCTGTTCTTCATCGGCCTGGTGTTTTTCCGTCCTGATATGAAAGTGAAACAACATTTTATACTGAAATATTAA